A single region of the Deefgea piscis genome encodes:
- the dnaG gene encoding DNA primase — MALIPDDFIQDLLNRVDIVDVVERYVPLKKAGQNYMACCPFHKEKSPSFTVSQTKQFYHCFGCGVHGSALTFIMELQALSFPEAVRQLAESVGMQVPVEDRPQSAEQKKVPGIYDVLKVAFDFYRAQLKTAPAAIEYFKRRGVEGKTAAKFGLGYAPGGDDWQPLKAVYPDYDWNVTLAEAGLVIDKEESKRRYDRFRERVMFPIMNQRSQIIGFGGRVMGQGEPKYLNSPETPVFSKGRELYGLPQARTAIRDHNRALVAEGYMDVVMLHQHGIEYAVASLGTACTPEHIRKLLKLADEVVFGFDGDKAGIKAAWRALENSLPEVKDGKELKFLFLPTEHDPDSYVQEFGSAAFESLIDEAALPLSQYLLKELSAQVDLTMEEGRARLVHIARPHLDQLIQAPILKLMLGKRLAEMCQLSTAEFASLTVAPSVEVPVFPEISADTAFDSAPVYDAWQGQGQIKRPWQPRANGGFKRGARGKSWRAEEDRPRLKPAGKHDPLLRVLQLVLFRPSILQGQDECELAWPNEGFSGLVRCVLMRARLDVELLGAELVERCQDLPGFARLAPILNESHHLFDKFDQDELLIEISNSLMAATQNFSLGSTLSRKEELDALSASRGLTDEESQEYLTLLLRR, encoded by the coding sequence ATGGCGCTTATTCCCGATGATTTTATTCAGGATTTATTGAACCGCGTTGATATTGTCGACGTGGTCGAGCGCTATGTGCCGCTAAAAAAGGCTGGCCAAAATTACATGGCCTGCTGTCCGTTTCATAAAGAAAAATCACCTTCTTTTACGGTTAGCCAAACTAAGCAGTTTTATCACTGCTTTGGTTGCGGAGTGCATGGATCAGCATTGACTTTCATAATGGAATTGCAGGCTTTAAGTTTTCCTGAGGCCGTTCGGCAATTGGCCGAATCGGTCGGCATGCAAGTGCCAGTTGAAGATCGGCCACAGTCGGCAGAACAAAAAAAAGTACCCGGTATTTATGATGTACTGAAAGTTGCGTTTGATTTTTATCGGGCGCAACTCAAAACGGCACCTGCGGCGATTGAGTATTTTAAGCGACGTGGTGTTGAGGGTAAAACGGCGGCTAAGTTTGGCTTGGGGTATGCGCCTGGCGGCGATGATTGGCAGCCGCTTAAAGCGGTATACCCTGATTATGATTGGAATGTCACTTTGGCTGAGGCGGGCTTGGTGATTGATAAAGAAGAATCAAAGCGTCGCTACGATCGTTTTCGTGAGCGCGTAATGTTTCCAATTATGAATCAACGTAGTCAGATCATCGGTTTTGGTGGCCGGGTGATGGGGCAGGGCGAGCCTAAGTATTTGAACTCACCTGAGACGCCGGTATTTAGTAAGGGCCGAGAACTGTATGGCTTGCCGCAGGCGCGTACCGCCATTCGTGATCACAACCGAGCCTTGGTTGCCGAAGGCTATATGGATGTGGTGATGCTGCATCAGCATGGGATTGAGTACGCTGTTGCATCGCTAGGAACGGCCTGTACGCCTGAGCATATTCGTAAATTGCTTAAATTGGCCGATGAAGTGGTGTTTGGCTTTGATGGCGACAAGGCGGGCATCAAGGCCGCATGGCGAGCGCTAGAAAATAGCCTCCCCGAAGTTAAAGACGGCAAAGAGCTAAAATTTTTGTTTTTGCCCACCGAGCATGATCCGGATTCCTACGTGCAGGAGTTTGGCTCTGCCGCATTTGAGTCGTTGATTGATGAGGCGGCATTGCCGTTGTCGCAATACTTATTGAAAGAATTGTCGGCACAGGTTGACTTGACGATGGAAGAAGGGCGGGCGCGTTTGGTACATATTGCACGTCCGCATCTTGATCAATTGATACAAGCCCCCATATTAAAGTTAATGCTCGGTAAACGGTTGGCAGAAATGTGCCAATTATCTACTGCAGAATTTGCATCGTTGACAGTCGCTCCGTCGGTGGAAGTGCCGGTTTTTCCGGAAATATCCGCAGACACCGCGTTTGATTCTGCGCCAGTTTATGATGCGTGGCAGGGTCAAGGTCAAATAAAGCGGCCTTGGCAGCCTCGTGCCAATGGCGGTTTTAAGCGTGGAGCACGTGGTAAATCTTGGCGAGCAGAAGAAGATCGACCGCGCTTAAAGCCAGCAGGCAAGCACGATCCATTGTTGCGTGTTTTACAGTTGGTTTTATTCCGTCCGTCGATTTTACAAGGGCAGGATGAATGTGAATTGGCTTGGCCTAATGAGGGATTCAGTGGTTTAGTGCGCTGTGTATTGATGCGCGCTAGATTAGATGTCGAACTTCTAGGCGCTGAATTGGTCGAACGTTGTCAGGATTTACCGGGGTTTGCACGATTAGCTCCGATATTGAATGAATCGCATCATTTATTTGATAAGTTTGACCAAGATGAATTGCTCATTGAAATTTCTAACTCATTGATGGCTGCTACGCAAAATTTTTCGCTAGGGTCTACACTAAGTCGGAAAGAAGAGCTTGATGCGCTCTCGGCCAGTCGCGGTTTGACTGATGAAGAATCGCAAGAATACTTGACGCTTTTGTTGCGTCGCTAG